A section of the Streptomyces xinghaiensis S187 genome encodes:
- a CDS encoding helix-turn-helix domain-containing protein: MAARNAPTGRQRRLATELRRMREQAGISIQEAASMLGADRTMISNIEAGRTTVSEDRVRQLTCHYKCPNEALVDALADMAASRRTKHWWTEYRGKLPDGHLDVSELEHYAVRIRTAQTVHLPGLLQTEDHARAIFELTVPKLPRLDVELRVAHRMARQNVLVGDNPMPYTGIIHEAALRLEFGGRAVARAQLRRLAEAAEQPNVTLLVIPFSAGGFHGAGQSVLYAEGPVPELDTVQLDTALGANFVDAPTPLANYRSLLDLMEQSALSPGDSRELIRSLAHTFRED, encoded by the coding sequence ATGGCCGCACGAAACGCTCCAACCGGCCGCCAGCGCCGCTTGGCCACCGAACTCCGCCGCATGCGCGAGCAGGCAGGGATCTCCATCCAGGAAGCCGCCTCGATGCTGGGCGCGGACCGCACGATGATCTCCAACATCGAGGCCGGACGCACCACGGTCAGCGAGGACCGGGTCCGGCAGCTCACATGCCACTACAAGTGCCCGAACGAGGCGCTGGTGGACGCCCTGGCCGACATGGCGGCGAGCCGGCGCACCAAGCACTGGTGGACGGAATACCGGGGCAAGCTGCCCGACGGACACCTGGACGTATCCGAGCTGGAGCACTACGCCGTGCGCATCCGGACGGCGCAGACGGTGCACCTGCCGGGCCTGCTGCAGACGGAAGACCACGCCAGGGCCATCTTCGAGCTCACCGTGCCGAAGCTCCCCCGCCTGGACGTCGAACTCCGGGTTGCGCATCGCATGGCTCGCCAGAACGTGCTCGTGGGTGACAACCCCATGCCCTACACGGGCATCATTCACGAGGCTGCTCTGCGCCTGGAGTTCGGCGGTCGAGCCGTCGCCCGAGCCCAGCTCCGACGCCTGGCAGAGGCGGCGGAACAGCCCAACGTCACCTTGTTGGTCATCCCGTTCAGCGCCGGGGGCTTCCACGGAGCCGGGCAGTCGGTCCTGTACGCGGAGGGCCCCGTGCCAGAGTTGGACACGGTCCAGCTCGATACCGCCCTGGGAGCCAACTTTGTTGATGCGCCAACACCGTTGGCGAACTATCGTTCTCTGCTGGACCTCATGGAGCAGTCCGCGCTCTCTCCCGGCGATTCCCGGGAACTCATCCGCTCTCTGGCACACACGTTCCGAGAGGACTGA
- a CDS encoding DUF6247 family protein translates to MTPSALPWTRHLSADEVRQFVQELTRAADDAAYPDVHANLHRVVAEWRATARILADPELTAQLTRPLPDEDHGEATAP, encoded by the coding sequence GTGACGCCCTCGGCCCTTCCGTGGACCCGTCATCTGTCGGCCGACGAGGTACGGCAGTTCGTGCAGGAGCTGACCCGGGCTGCGGACGACGCGGCATATCCGGATGTCCACGCCAACCTCCACCGGGTCGTCGCTGAGTGGCGGGCGACCGCGCGCATCCTCGCCGACCCCGAGCTGACGGCTCAGCTCACTCGCCCGCTGCCCGACGAGGACCACGGAGAGGCGACCGCTCCGTAA
- a CDS encoding alpha/beta fold hydrolase, giving the protein MVEIRHQYATVRGHRVFYREAGAREAPTLVLLHGFPTSSRMFRHLIPALADRFHVIAPDHLGFGNSDAPPADAFTYTFDSLTDITEALLARLGVTRYAVYVQDYGAPIGWRLALRTPDAVTAVITQSGNAYEDGFVPDFWAPLWAYGENPGPRTEPAVRTALSLDAIRWQYLHGVDRPELVDPDTWAADHREVSRPGNDLVQLALFRDYAGNRPLYPRVHAYFRERRVPLLAVWGAGDEIFGPDGARAFARDLPDAEIRLVPGGGHFLLESHLDTVAGYIRGFLTVAASRHEVSEESQGG; this is encoded by the coding sequence ATGGTTGAGATCCGCCATCAGTACGCGACCGTGCGGGGACATCGCGTCTTCTACCGCGAGGCAGGGGCCCGCGAGGCCCCCACACTCGTCCTCCTGCACGGATTCCCCACCAGCTCCCGCATGTTCCGCCACCTCATCCCGGCACTGGCCGACCGGTTCCACGTCATCGCCCCCGACCACCTCGGCTTCGGCAACTCCGATGCCCCGCCCGCGGACGCGTTCACCTACACCTTCGACTCCCTGACCGACATCACCGAGGCCCTGCTGGCCCGGCTCGGCGTCACCCGCTATGCCGTGTACGTCCAGGACTACGGGGCCCCCATCGGCTGGCGGCTCGCCCTGCGTACCCCGGACGCGGTCACCGCGGTGATCACACAGAGCGGCAACGCCTACGAGGACGGCTTCGTACCGGATTTCTGGGCGCCCCTCTGGGCGTACGGCGAGAATCCGGGCCCCCGGACCGAACCCGCCGTCCGTACCGCCCTCTCGCTCGACGCCATCCGCTGGCAGTACCTGCACGGAGTGGACCGGCCCGAGCTGGTCGACCCCGACACCTGGGCCGCCGATCACCGCGAGGTCAGCCGGCCGGGCAACGATCTCGTGCAACTCGCCCTGTTCCGCGACTACGCCGGCAACCGGCCCCTCTACCCGCGGGTGCACGCCTACTTCCGGGAACGCCGGGTTCCGCTCCTCGCGGTCTGGGGCGCGGGCGACGAGATCTTCGGCCCGGACGGAGCGCGCGCCTTCGCCCGGGATCTGCCGGACGCGGAGATCCGTCTGGTCCCCGGAGGCGGGCACTTCCTGCTCGAAAGCCACCTGGACACCGTGGCCGGGTATATCCGCGGGTTCCTGACCGTCGCCGCGTCGCGGCATGAAGTCAGCGAAGAGTCCCAGGGCGGGTGA
- a CDS encoding AAA family ATPase produces MLLSFRVANHRSIRTEQELSLVATEFNEGTERDTGARVDGKPVSVLPVVGIFGANASGKSNTLSALRFMRSAVRESFADWGKHPERVPREPFALDPEAREETSLFEVELLLGPRGRRVRYTYGFELSDERVEAEWLHAYPSGRRQVWFDREAGRPEEEGGEFRFPGTGLKGRKEELAESTRPNALFLTVGATLNHPQLAAVHRWFSENVWLLAPGDDLSARTRWTRELLTGAAGDDKRLRERIARMLAVADLGITGLTTDPETGELQLLHRAADGSEQPMDFADQESLGTHAWFAFLGPLLHFLDQGGVMLVDELDSSLHPLLAAEVIRLFQDREANPHDAQLVFTTHDATLLGPSVVERPLDRDQVWITHKSGIGESELYPLTAARKARKDDNLERRYLHGHYGGIPRLTAGEIAREAVRFAEELKATA; encoded by the coding sequence GTGCTGCTCAGCTTCAGGGTGGCCAATCACCGCTCGATCCGGACCGAGCAAGAGCTGTCGCTGGTGGCCACGGAGTTCAACGAGGGCACGGAGCGCGACACCGGTGCCCGGGTGGATGGCAAGCCGGTCTCAGTGCTGCCCGTGGTCGGCATTTTCGGGGCGAATGCCTCGGGTAAGTCGAACACCCTCAGCGCCCTGCGCTTCATGCGCAGCGCGGTACGGGAATCCTTCGCCGACTGGGGCAAACACCCGGAGCGGGTCCCGCGTGAACCTTTCGCGCTCGACCCGGAGGCGCGCGAGGAGACGAGTCTCTTCGAGGTCGAGCTGCTGCTGGGCCCGCGCGGCAGGCGGGTGCGTTACACCTACGGCTTTGAGCTGTCGGACGAACGGGTCGAGGCGGAGTGGCTGCACGCCTACCCCTCCGGCCGCCGCCAGGTGTGGTTCGACCGCGAGGCCGGACGACCGGAGGAAGAGGGCGGCGAGTTCAGATTCCCCGGTACGGGCCTCAAGGGCCGCAAGGAAGAACTGGCCGAGAGCACCCGGCCGAACGCGCTGTTCCTCACCGTCGGTGCCACCCTCAACCATCCCCAGCTCGCCGCCGTGCACCGGTGGTTCAGCGAAAACGTCTGGCTGCTGGCTCCCGGAGACGACCTCTCCGCCCGCACGCGCTGGACTCGCGAACTCCTCACCGGAGCCGCTGGGGACGACAAGAGACTGCGGGAACGCATCGCGCGCATGCTGGCCGTCGCGGACCTGGGCATCACGGGCCTCACCACCGATCCCGAGACCGGTGAACTGCAACTACTGCACCGGGCGGCGGACGGTTCGGAACAGCCCATGGACTTCGCGGACCAGGAATCCCTCGGCACCCACGCCTGGTTCGCCTTCCTCGGCCCGCTGCTGCACTTCCTCGACCAGGGCGGCGTCATGCTCGTCGACGAACTCGACTCCAGCCTTCACCCCCTGCTGGCGGCCGAGGTGATCCGCCTCTTCCAGGACCGCGAGGCCAATCCGCACGACGCCCAACTCGTCTTCACCACACATGACGCGACCCTGCTCGGGCCGTCCGTGGTGGAGCGCCCGCTGGATCGCGATCAGGTCTGGATCACGCACAAGAGCGGCATCGGGGAGAGTGAGCTGTACCCGCTCACTGCGGCGCGCAAGGCCCGTAAGGACGACAACCTGGAACGCCGGTATCTTCACGGCCACTACGGTGGTATCCCTCGACTGACTGCCGGGGAGATCGCGAGGGAAGCGGTCCGCTTCGCGGAGGAGCTGAAGGCGACAGCGTGA
- a CDS encoding CGNR zinc finger domain-containing protein — MLDDQALLEALNSTPVADGRRRDLWRDDRELDRWAREHGGLGGDEERRWLRTARDALQAVVSGAPAEPRLGRVLAGARKVPRAGASGVEWHLEVPPERRLAVELVLAWADVKERMPGRLRPCGNPECRLFLLDRSRANTARWCSMKTCGNRLKARRHQARVRETPRAE, encoded by the coding sequence GTGCTGGACGACCAGGCCCTGCTGGAGGCGCTGAACAGCACGCCTGTGGCGGATGGGCGACGCCGGGACCTGTGGCGTGACGACCGCGAGCTGGACAGGTGGGCGCGGGAGCACGGGGGTCTCGGCGGTGACGAGGAGCGCCGGTGGCTGCGCACCGCCCGGGACGCGCTCCAGGCGGTCGTGTCGGGTGCGCCGGCGGAGCCCCGTCTGGGCCGGGTCCTCGCGGGCGCCCGCAAGGTCCCGCGGGCCGGCGCGTCGGGCGTCGAGTGGCACCTGGAGGTGCCGCCGGAGCGCAGGCTCGCCGTGGAGCTCGTGCTCGCTTGGGCGGACGTCAAGGAGCGCATGCCCGGCCGTCTGCGGCCGTGCGGGAACCCCGAATGCCGCCTCTTCCTCCTGGACCGCAGCCGTGCCAACACCGCACGGTGGTGCTCGATGAAGACCTGCGGGAACCGGCTCAAGGCCCGCCGGCACCAGGCCCGGGTGCGGGAGACCCCGCGAGCCGAGTAG
- a CDS encoding ATP-binding cassette domain-containing protein: MHSDPTSSTSPTRPHAADSHDTIQVRGARENNLKNVSLDLPKRRLTVFTGVSGSGKSSLVFGTIAAESQRLINETYSAFVQGFMPSVGRPDVDGLHHLSAAIVVDQERMGANSRSTVGTATDAHAMLRIVFSRLGTPHIGTSTAFSFNSAEGMCPACEGLGQVTEIDVDEILDRDRSLDEGAITAPGFSPGSWYQQVMAGSGLYDPAKPLCEFTPREWDDLLYKPTTKIKMGNSNVTYEGLVTRIRRTLLAKDRDSMQSHVRAFVDRAVVFADCRDCGGARLNAAALSSKIGGRTIADCSAMQISDLADFVRTIEDESVAPLLAGLRQLLDSLVEIGLGYLSLDRTSASLSGGEAQRVKMVRHLGSSLTDVTYVFDEPTIGLHPHDIQRMNDLLLRLRDKGNTVLVVEHKPEVIAIADHVVDLGPRAGTAGGEVCYSGDVAGLRASSTLTGRYLGHRARLRETVRTPRGHLPVKDADRHNLKNVSVDIPLGVLTVVTGVAGSGKSSLIHGSLPGREGVVVADQSPIRGSRRSNPATYTGLLDPIRKAFAKANGVRAALFSANSEGACPGCNGIGLVYTDLAMMAGVASVCEKCEGKRFTPEVLSYTLRGKNISEVLEMPVGEARAFFTTGQAGTVLGRLADVGLDYVRLGQPLNTLSGGERQRLKLAVHMSGKGTTYVLDEPTTGLHLADVDQLLALLDRLVDDGNTVVVIEHHQAVMAHADWLIDLGPGAGHDGGRIVFEGTPAELVEKGDTLTARHLRSYVGAAG, translated from the coding sequence ATGCACTCCGATCCCACCAGTTCCACCAGTCCCACGAGGCCGCACGCCGCCGACAGCCACGACACCATCCAGGTCCGCGGGGCCCGGGAGAACAACCTCAAGAACGTCTCCCTGGACCTCCCCAAGCGCCGCCTCACCGTCTTCACCGGAGTCTCCGGCTCGGGGAAGTCCTCTCTCGTCTTCGGCACCATCGCCGCCGAGTCGCAGCGGCTGATCAACGAGACCTACTCGGCCTTCGTCCAGGGGTTCATGCCCAGCGTGGGCCGCCCCGACGTCGACGGCCTGCACCATCTCAGCGCCGCCATCGTCGTCGACCAGGAGCGGATGGGCGCCAACTCCCGCTCCACGGTGGGCACCGCGACCGACGCCCACGCGATGCTCCGGATCGTCTTCAGCCGCCTCGGCACCCCGCACATCGGCACCTCGACCGCCTTCAGCTTCAACAGCGCCGAGGGCATGTGCCCCGCCTGCGAGGGGCTCGGCCAGGTCACGGAGATCGACGTCGACGAGATCCTGGACCGCGACCGCTCCCTCGACGAGGGGGCGATCACCGCCCCCGGGTTCTCCCCGGGCTCGTGGTACCAGCAGGTCATGGCGGGCTCCGGCCTCTACGACCCCGCCAAGCCGCTGTGCGAGTTCACCCCACGGGAGTGGGACGACCTGCTGTACAAGCCCACCACCAAGATCAAGATGGGGAACAGCAACGTCACCTACGAAGGGCTGGTGACGCGCATCCGGCGGACCCTCCTCGCCAAGGACCGGGACTCGATGCAGTCCCACGTCCGGGCCTTCGTGGACCGTGCCGTGGTCTTCGCCGACTGCCGCGACTGCGGCGGCGCCCGCCTCAATGCCGCCGCGCTGTCCTCGAAGATCGGCGGACGCACTATCGCCGACTGCTCGGCGATGCAGATCAGCGATCTGGCCGACTTCGTGCGGACCATCGAGGACGAGTCCGTCGCCCCGCTGCTGGCCGGGCTGCGGCAACTGCTGGACTCCCTGGTGGAGATCGGCCTGGGATATCTCAGCCTGGACCGCACCTCCGCCAGCCTCTCCGGCGGCGAGGCCCAGCGGGTGAAGATGGTCCGGCACCTCGGCTCCAGCCTCACCGACGTCACCTACGTCTTCGACGAACCCACCATCGGGCTCCATCCGCACGACATCCAGCGGATGAACGATCTGCTGCTGCGGCTGCGCGACAAGGGCAACACCGTGCTCGTCGTGGAGCACAAGCCCGAGGTGATTGCGATCGCCGACCACGTCGTCGACCTCGGGCCGCGGGCCGGAACGGCCGGGGGAGAGGTCTGCTACAGCGGCGACGTGGCCGGGCTGCGCGCCTCGTCCACGCTCACCGGACGGTATCTGGGCCACCGGGCGCGGCTGCGGGAGACCGTGCGCACCCCGCGCGGGCACCTGCCGGTCAAGGACGCCGACCGGCACAACCTGAAGAACGTCAGCGTGGACATCCCGCTGGGCGTGCTGACGGTCGTCACCGGTGTCGCCGGTTCGGGCAAGAGTTCGCTGATCCACGGATCGCTGCCGGGGCGGGAGGGGGTCGTCGTCGCGGACCAGTCGCCGATCCGCGGCTCGCGCCGCAGCAACCCGGCCACGTACACGGGGCTGCTCGACCCGATCCGCAAGGCCTTCGCCAAGGCCAACGGGGTCCGGGCGGCGCTGTTCAGCGCCAACTCCGAGGGGGCCTGCCCGGGCTGCAACGGCATCGGGCTGGTCTACACCGACCTCGCGATGATGGCCGGGGTGGCCTCCGTCTGCGAGAAGTGCGAGGGCAAACGGTTCACCCCCGAGGTGCTCTCCTACACCCTGCGGGGCAAGAACATCAGCGAGGTCCTGGAGATGCCGGTGGGCGAGGCCCGCGCCTTCTTCACCACCGGCCAGGCCGGCACCGTCCTCGGCCGGCTCGCCGACGTCGGCCTGGACTACGTGCGCCTCGGCCAGCCGCTGAACACCCTGTCCGGAGGCGAGCGGCAGCGGCTGAAACTCGCCGTCCACATGTCCGGGAAGGGCACGACCTACGTCCTCGACGAGCCGACGACCGGACTCCACCTGGCCGACGTGGACCAGCTGCTGGCCCTGCTCGACCGGCTCGTGGACGACGGCAACACGGTCGTCGTCATCGAACACCACCAGGCCGTGATGGCCCACGCCGACTGGCTGATCGACCTGGGCCCCGGCGCCGGCCACGACGGCGGCCGGATCGTCTTCGAGGGGACCCCGGCCGAACTCGTCGAGAAGGGGGACACGTTGACCGCCCGGCACCTGCGGTCGTACGTCGGCGCGGCCGGATAG
- a CDS encoding cysteine desulfurase family protein: MAYLDHAATTPMLPEAVAAMTAQFAVTGNASSLHAAGRRARRTVEESRESLAAALGARPSEVVFTSGGTESDNLAVKGLYWARRDAAPERTRILASPVEHHAVLDAVDWLAEHEGARVEYLPVDSAGRVHPEALREAVERNPDDVALVTVMWANNEIGTVMPVAELAAVAAEFGIPVHSDAVQAFGQVELDFAASGLSALTVSGHKIGGPYGIGALLLRRDLAPVPLLHGGGQERQVRSGTLDVPAVAAFAAAGRHAAEHRAEFARVIGGLRDALVEAVREAVPDAILGGDPDPAGRLPANAHFSFPGCEGDSLLLLLDAQGIECSTGSACTAGVAQPSHVVLATGASPEQARGTLRFSLGHTSTAADVEAVAKAIGPAVERARRAGLS; this comes from the coding sequence ATGGCCTACCTCGATCACGCCGCCACGACGCCCATGCTTCCCGAGGCGGTGGCGGCGATGACCGCCCAGTTCGCCGTCACCGGCAACGCCTCCTCCCTCCACGCGGCCGGGCGGCGGGCCCGGCGCACCGTCGAGGAGTCCCGCGAGTCGCTCGCGGCGGCCCTCGGGGCGCGGCCCAGCGAGGTGGTGTTCACCTCGGGGGGTACGGAATCGGACAATCTCGCGGTGAAGGGCCTCTACTGGGCCCGGCGGGACGCCGCACCGGAGCGCACCCGGATCCTCGCCAGTCCCGTCGAGCACCACGCCGTGCTGGACGCCGTCGACTGGCTCGCCGAGCACGAGGGCGCCCGCGTGGAGTACCTGCCGGTGGACTCCGCCGGGCGCGTGCACCCGGAGGCGCTGCGCGAGGCGGTCGAACGGAACCCGGACGACGTCGCGCTGGTGACCGTGATGTGGGCCAACAACGAGATCGGCACGGTCATGCCGGTCGCTGAACTCGCCGCGGTGGCGGCCGAGTTCGGCATCCCCGTGCACTCCGACGCCGTGCAGGCGTTCGGCCAGGTCGAGCTCGACTTCGCCGCCTCCGGGCTGAGCGCCCTCACCGTCTCCGGGCACAAGATCGGCGGCCCCTACGGCATCGGCGCGCTGCTGCTCCGCCGCGATCTGGCGCCCGTACCGCTGCTGCACGGCGGCGGCCAGGAGCGCCAGGTGCGCTCCGGCACCCTCGACGTCCCGGCGGTGGCCGCCTTCGCCGCGGCAGGCCGCCATGCCGCCGAACACCGCGCCGAGTTCGCACGGGTGATCGGCGGACTGCGCGACGCGCTGGTGGAGGCCGTGCGCGAGGCGGTGCCGGACGCCATCCTCGGCGGCGACCCCGACCCGGCCGGGCGGCTCCCCGCCAACGCGCACTTCTCCTTCCCCGGCTGCGAGGGCGACTCGCTCCTGCTCCTGCTCGACGCGCAGGGCATCGAGTGCTCGACCGGCTCCGCCTGCACGGCCGGGGTCGCCCAGCCGAGCCATGTCGTCCTGGCCACCGGCGCGAGCCCGGAGCAGGCACGCGGCACGCTGCGCTTCTCGCTGGGGCACACCTCGACGGCGGCCGACGTGGAAGCCGTGGCCAAGGCCATCGGCCCGGCGGTCGAACGGGCCCGGCGGGCGGGGCTGAGTTAG
- a CDS encoding DUF397 domain-containing protein yields the protein MDGLDWKRSSFCGGGGNNCVEIAICDQDSMAVRDSVHPARTIRVSRAALTTFIAGVQNGKVNRPPVSPI from the coding sequence GTGGACGGACTCGACTGGAAGCGCTCGTCATTCTGCGGCGGGGGCGGCAACAACTGTGTGGAGATCGCCATCTGCGACCAGGACAGCATGGCCGTCCGGGACAGCGTTCACCCGGCCCGGACCATCAGGGTGAGCCGAGCAGCGCTCACCACCTTCATCGCGGGGGTACAGAACGGAAAGGTGAATCGCCCGCCGGTCTCCCCCATCTGA
- a CDS encoding RloB family protein produces the protein MSKGDRAQDKRDRRRRDRSGASHALRRPPASYGDKSNRVVYVACEGSRTEPDYISLLNKTYGRDKSFRLKYCHPGHGNGLDPVETVQQTLKEAGPEDEKWALFDRDADDNRDRKIPDAMRLAADRGVQVALSHPSFELWLLLHFQHWTSQEHGHDEKVKDRLRRHRDAKGFKDYDKASGDRGKGLNDERGNALLGRETTAVRNARKLVKACPSGRCSADRIGKIQPIPAKGGEKYAEWTERTGHAAGCDPLKRDPSTDVWRLLASLGLGTVVEGRG, from the coding sequence GTGAGCAAGGGGGACAGGGCACAGGACAAGCGCGACAGACGCCGCCGGGACCGGAGTGGGGCGTCTCACGCGCTGCGCCGTCCGCCCGCTTCGTACGGCGACAAGTCGAACCGCGTGGTCTACGTGGCCTGCGAGGGCTCCAGGACCGAGCCGGACTACATCAGCCTGCTGAACAAGACCTACGGCCGGGACAAAAGCTTTCGGTTGAAGTACTGCCACCCGGGGCACGGCAACGGCCTGGACCCCGTGGAAACGGTCCAGCAGACGCTGAAGGAAGCCGGCCCGGAGGACGAGAAGTGGGCGCTCTTCGACCGGGACGCGGACGACAACCGTGACCGGAAGATCCCCGATGCCATGCGACTGGCCGCCGACAGAGGTGTCCAAGTGGCGCTGTCGCACCCGTCCTTCGAATTGTGGCTGCTGCTCCACTTCCAGCACTGGACCAGTCAGGAGCACGGCCACGACGAGAAGGTGAAGGACAGACTGCGCCGGCACCGGGACGCCAAGGGCTTCAAGGACTACGACAAGGCGTCCGGCGACCGGGGCAAGGGCCTCAACGACGAGCGGGGAAATGCCCTCCTCGGCCGCGAGACCACTGCTGTTCGCAACGCCAGGAAGCTGGTGAAGGCGTGCCCCAGCGGCCGCTGCTCCGCGGACCGCATCGGGAAGATCCAGCCGATCCCCGCCAAGGGAGGGGAGAAGTACGCCGAGTGGACCGAGCGCACCGGGCACGCCGCCGGATGCGATCCACTGAAGCGCGACCCGTCCACCGACGTCTGGCGGCTCCTGGCGAGCCTTGGCCTCGGAACTGTGGTGGAGGGCAGAGGGTAG
- a CDS encoding N-acetylmuramoyl-L-alanine amidase, with the protein MEAQQSRRSDPPQQREPRQEQQVPEPRREERTAERRRGVSRRALLIGGATVGLGAAGYLAVDGSNWWYRVPGVNRPRKEGEVDHPGAEWIPASSANWRMADRPYDYTIDRVVIHTIEGDYAVGLKVFQDPGHGAAAHYVVRTEDGHVAQMVRELDVAYHAGNRSFNERSIGIEHEGFAGRADSITDATYRASAELTAGICDRYGLPRDREHIVGHVEVPGTDHTDPGPHWDWDRYMRFVSAVPATRAEEREDGA; encoded by the coding sequence ATGGAAGCACAGCAGTCGCGCCGGTCCGATCCGCCGCAGCAGCGGGAGCCCCGGCAGGAGCAGCAGGTGCCGGAGCCCCGCCGGGAGGAGCGCACGGCGGAGCGACGCCGGGGCGTCAGCCGGCGCGCCCTGCTCATCGGCGGCGCGACGGTGGGCCTCGGCGCGGCCGGCTATCTGGCCGTGGACGGCTCGAACTGGTGGTACCGCGTCCCCGGCGTCAACCGGCCCCGCAAGGAGGGCGAGGTCGACCACCCGGGTGCCGAGTGGATACCGGCCTCGTCCGCGAACTGGCGGATGGCCGACCGGCCGTACGACTACACCATCGACCGGGTGGTGATCCACACCATCGAGGGCGACTACGCCGTGGGCCTGAAGGTCTTCCAGGACCCCGGGCACGGCGCCGCCGCGCACTACGTGGTGCGCACGGAGGACGGGCACGTGGCGCAGATGGTGCGCGAACTGGACGTGGCCTACCACGCGGGCAACCGCTCCTTCAACGAGCGCAGCATCGGCATCGAACACGAGGGCTTCGCGGGGCGCGCCGACTCCATCACCGACGCCACCTACCGCGCCTCGGCGGAGCTGACGGCCGGGATATGCGACCGGTACGGGCTGCCGAGGGACCGCGAGCACATCGTCGGCCACGTCGAGGTGCCCGGCACCGACCACACCGATCCCGGGCCGCACTGGGACTGGGACCGCTATATGCGCTTCGTCAGCGCCGTCCCCGCCACCCGCGCGGAGGAGCGCGAGGACGGGGCGTAA
- the mnmA gene encoding tRNA 2-thiouridine(34) synthase MnmA yields the protein MNDFPGAPTTPRDGTRLRVLAAMSGGVDSAVAAARAAEAGHDVTGVHLALSANPKSFRTGARGCCTIEDSHDARRAADVIGIPFYVWDLAERFREDVVDDFVAEYAAGRTPNPCLRCNEKIKFAALLDKALALGFDAVCTGHYATVVTREDGGRELHRASDEAKDQSYVLGVLDERQLAHAMFPLGDTLTTKDEIRAEAERRGLAVAKKPDSHDICFIADGDTQGFLARHLGTAEGDIVDEDGNRLGGHQGAYGYTIGQRKGLRLGVPAPDGKPRYVLDISPVNNTVTVGPQEALDVTALTAIRPRWCGEPPAGPGTYTAQLRAHGEETPVTAEPAEDAEGAPELRVTFTEPVRGVAPGQAIVLYDGTRVVGSATIATTERRREPAAARG from the coding sequence ATGAACGATTTCCCCGGCGCACCCACCACTCCCCGCGACGGCACCCGGCTGCGGGTCCTCGCCGCCATGTCCGGCGGTGTCGACTCCGCCGTCGCCGCCGCCCGTGCCGCCGAGGCGGGCCACGACGTCACCGGCGTCCACCTCGCCCTGTCGGCCAACCCGAAGTCTTTCCGCACCGGGGCCAGGGGCTGCTGCACGATCGAGGACAGCCACGACGCGCGCCGGGCCGCCGACGTCATCGGCATCCCGTTCTACGTCTGGGACCTGGCCGAGCGCTTCCGCGAGGACGTGGTCGACGACTTCGTCGCCGAGTACGCCGCCGGGCGCACGCCCAACCCCTGCCTGCGCTGCAACGAGAAGATCAAGTTCGCGGCGCTGCTGGACAAGGCCCTCGCCCTGGGCTTCGACGCCGTCTGCACCGGCCACTACGCCACCGTCGTCACCCGCGAGGACGGCGGCCGGGAGCTGCACCGCGCCTCCGACGAGGCCAAGGACCAGAGCTATGTGCTCGGCGTCCTCGACGAGCGCCAGCTCGCCCACGCCATGTTCCCGCTGGGCGACACCCTCACCACCAAGGACGAGATCCGGGCCGAGGCCGAGCGCCGCGGTCTGGCCGTCGCGAAGAAGCCCGACAGCCACGACATCTGCTTCATCGCCGACGGCGACACCCAGGGCTTCCTGGCCAGGCACCTGGGCACCGCCGAGGGCGACATCGTCGACGAGGACGGCAACCGGCTCGGCGGTCACCAGGGCGCCTACGGCTACACCATCGGCCAGCGCAAGGGCCTGCGCCTGGGCGTCCCGGCCCCGGACGGAAAGCCGCGCTACGTCCTGGACATCTCGCCGGTCAACAACACGGTGACGGTCGGCCCGCAGGAGGCGCTCGACGTCACCGCGCTGACGGCGATCCGGCCCCGCTGGTGCGGCGAGCCCCCGGCGGGCCCGGGCACGTACACGGCCCAGCTCCGCGCCCACGGCGAGGAGACGCCGGTGACGGCGGAGCCGGCCGAGGACGCCGAGGGGGCCCCGGAACTCCGGGTGACCTTCACCGAGCCGGTCCGCGGCGTGGCCCCGGGCCAGGCGATCGTCCTCTACGACGGCACCCGGGTCGTCGGCTCGGCGACCATCGCCACGACGGAACGCCGCCGCGAGCCGGCGGCCGCGCGAGGCTGA